The proteins below come from a single Hyperolius riggenbachi isolate aHypRig1 chromosome 8, aHypRig1.pri, whole genome shotgun sequence genomic window:
- the LOC137527325 gene encoding olfactory receptor 8G50-like has product MSSSLSNQTMVSFFFIQGITDIAELQILIFFPVLLIYLVTLGGNMTILLLICLDHHLHTPMYFFLANLSVVDLSSSTITLHKVLVISIAGDHLVSYPACITQMYIFASLIGHELLILSAMSYDRYIAICNPLRYHTVMNSRVCSLLVTGCYVMGFIQVLPAVVIFSSFTCYTSNEINHFFCDMIPLMKIICNDTSVLDVLFLIQGIFVITLLPFLFTLISYIFIILVILKIRSKAGKKKAFYTCSSHLTVVILLYITLVAQYLTPKSFSTLNAKKMFSLFNTAAIPMLNPLIYSLKNKDVKSAMSRRLALFKVIR; this is encoded by the coding sequence ATGTCTTCAAGCCTATCCAATCAGACCATGGTATCATTTTTCTTTATTCAAGGAATTACAGATATTGCAGAACTTCAAATATTAATCTTCTTCCCTGTTCTGCTTATTTATCTTGTTACACTTGGTGGCAACATGACTATTCTTCTACTGATCTGCTTGGATCATCACCTCCACACTCCGATGTACTTCTTCCTGGCCAACCTGTCGGTTGTGGACTTGTCATCTTCCACCATCACTCTGCATAAAGTCCTTGTTATCTCCATAGCTGGAGATCACTTGGTTTCCTACCCGGCATGTATAACTCAAATGTATATTTTTGCGTCTCTGATTGGACATGAGCTTCTGATTTTGTCTGCTATGAGCTATGATCGCTATATAGCCATTTGCAACCCCTTGCGGTATCATACAGTCATGAACAGTAGAGTTTGCTCTTTACTCGTCACGGGCTGCTATGTGATGGGCTTCATACAAGTCCTCCCTGCTGTGGTCATCTTCTCAAGCTTCACTTGCTACACCTCCAATGAGATCAACCACTTCTTCTGTGACATGATACCCTTGATGAAAATAATCTGCAATGACACCTCTGTCTTGGACGTTTTATTCCTCATTCAAGGGATTTTTGTTATAACCCTACTCCCTTTCCTTTTTACTCTAATCTCGTATATTTTCATCATTCTTGTTATACTGAAGATCAGATCAAAAGCTGGAAAGAAAAAGGCCTTCTATACATGTTCCTCACACCTAACGGTTGTCATCCTTCTCTACATCACGCTTGTGGCTCAGTACTTGACCCCAAAGTCATTTAGTACATTGAACGCAAAGAAGATGTTCTCACTATTCAATACAGCAGCCATTCCCATGTTAAACCCTTTGATTTATAGCTTGAAAAACAAAGACGTAAAGTCAGCTATGAGTCGTAGATTAGCTTTGTTTAAAGTGATAAGATAA